In one window of Maribacter sp. BPC-D8 DNA:
- a CDS encoding DMT family transporter produces the protein MQKDRVLNLLHLHFIVFIWGFTAILGKLITIDSLPLVWIRMGMATLFIAIYILFAKFSLKVSRKTFWWLVGGGIVVALHWVTFFLAIKVSTVSVALAMMSTGAFFTALMEPFWYKRKIIGYEIFFGLMVVAGLYLIFKVETEYVYGMIIALISAFLAAVFSLINGKLVQNHKPSVISFYELGVGMVFLSVVLLFKGDFNMSLVTLPQMDWAYLIVLALICTAYAFIASVKIMRVLTPYTVMLTTNLEPVYGILLAWFIFGSEEKMKPMFYVGALIILSTVIANGILKQRANIKKRVPKI, from the coding sequence ATGCAAAAAGATAGAGTACTTAATTTACTGCACTTACATTTCATTGTCTTTATTTGGGGCTTTACAGCAATTTTAGGAAAGTTAATTACCATAGATTCGCTGCCGTTGGTTTGGATTAGAATGGGGATGGCGACGTTATTTATAGCGATATATATACTTTTTGCAAAATTCAGTTTAAAGGTTTCAAGAAAAACATTCTGGTGGTTGGTCGGTGGTGGTATAGTAGTAGCATTACACTGGGTCACCTTCTTTTTGGCAATAAAAGTATCTACCGTATCTGTGGCATTGGCAATGATGTCTACAGGAGCTTTTTTTACAGCCTTAATGGAGCCCTTTTGGTACAAGCGAAAGATAATCGGTTATGAGATTTTCTTCGGATTAATGGTCGTAGCAGGGCTCTATCTGATATTTAAGGTAGAGACGGAGTATGTATACGGTATGATAATCGCATTGATATCGGCATTTTTAGCAGCTGTTTTTTCCTTAATAAACGGTAAATTGGTGCAAAACCATAAACCATCGGTTATCTCTTTTTATGAATTGGGTGTGGGTATGGTTTTCTTATCTGTAGTCTTATTATTTAAAGGCGATTTTAATATGTCATTGGTAACGCTGCCTCAAATGGATTGGGCTTACCTAATAGTCTTAGCTCTTATTTGTACAGCATATGCGTTTATTGCATCGGTGAAAATTATGCGGGTTTTAACTCCATATACCGTAATGCTTACAACAAATTTAGAGCCGGTATATGGTATTTTGCTTGCTTGGTTCATATTTGGATCAGAAGAAAAAATGAAACCAATGTTTTATGTGGGAGCCTTAATCATACTCAGTACGGTTATCGCAAACGGTATTTTAAAGCAAAGAGCGAATATTAAAAAAAGGGTACCCAAGATTTAG
- a CDS encoding LptF/LptG family permease, with protein MLSIIDKYILKRYLATFSLMLLLFIPIGIMVNLAEQIGKMIDNEAPLNEIVMYYVNFTIYIGNLLFPIFLFLSVIFFTSKLANNTEIVAILSSGVSYGRFLRPYIIGASMVAVLMFFMTMFIVPNASVGFNEFKYKYLKKGKQDRVTNNIFNQLNESDFIYVSSFDPARQLGHNFTFERFDENNELDFKISAANIRWVEKDSNYRLTSYKKRTVLGDTAIIESKRRLDTIFAFDIGDLTPVSYVAETKNLFELDTFIKDQRRKGASNINTYVLVKYKRWALPLTAFILTIIAVSVSSVKRRGGMGANLAFGILIAFIFIFFDKVFGVLAEQSGFSPLLAVIIPNVVFGCLAFYLLQNAKR; from the coding sequence ATGCTATCAATAATAGATAAGTACATTCTAAAACGGTATCTAGCGACATTTTCGTTGATGCTTTTGTTGTTTATTCCCATTGGTATAATGGTGAATTTAGCAGAGCAGATCGGTAAAATGATCGATAACGAAGCACCGTTGAATGAAATAGTAATGTATTATGTGAATTTTACGATTTACATTGGTAATCTATTATTTCCTATTTTTCTATTCCTCTCCGTAATATTCTTTACTTCTAAGTTGGCGAACAATACCGAAATTGTGGCCATTTTAAGTTCTGGAGTATCTTATGGGCGTTTTTTAAGACCTTATATAATAGGGGCTTCAATGGTTGCTGTTTTAATGTTCTTCATGACCATGTTTATTGTGCCTAACGCGAGTGTGGGCTTCAATGAATTTAAATACAAATACCTGAAAAAAGGTAAACAGGATCGGGTTACGAATAACATTTTTAATCAGTTAAATGAGTCCGATTTTATATACGTTAGCAGCTTTGACCCTGCAAGACAGTTAGGGCATAACTTTACGTTTGAACGTTTTGACGAGAATAATGAGCTTGATTTTAAAATATCTGCAGCTAATATTCGATGGGTCGAAAAAGACTCTAACTACCGCTTAACATCGTACAAAAAGCGAACGGTTTTAGGTGATACGGCGATTATTGAAAGCAAACGCCGACTAGATACTATTTTTGCTTTTGATATTGGTGATTTAACGCCAGTATCATATGTAGCGGAAACAAAGAACCTTTTTGAATTAGATACTTTTATTAAAGATCAAAGAAGAAAGGGTGCGTCAAATATTAATACCTATGTTTTGGTGAAGTACAAGCGTTGGGCATTGCCATTAACAGCCTTTATCTTGACTATTATAGCCGTTTCGGTTTCTTCTGTTAAAAGACGTGGCGGTATGGGAGCCAATTTGGCATTCGGTATTTTGATTGCGTTTATATTTATATTTTTTGATAAGGTATTCGGCGTACTCGCCGAGCAATCTGGCTTTTCGCCTTTGCTTGCTGTTATTATACCTAATGTAGTTTTTGGATGTCTGGCATTTTATCTACTTCAAAATGCAAAAAGATAG
- the tgt gene encoding tRNA guanosine(34) transglycosylase Tgt, whose translation MKFTLHNTDLQSKARAGTIVTDHGTIETPIFMPVGTVASVKGVHQKELREEVNPDIILGNTYHLFLRPKTEILKKAGGLHKFMGWDRNILTDSGGYQVYSLSANRKIKEEGVKFKSHIDGSMHLFTPENVMEIQRVIGADIIMAFDECTPYPCDYNYAKRSMHMTHRWLDRCINHLEKTPFEYDYEQTFFPIVQGSTYKDLRRQSAEYIANAGAEGNAIGGLSVGEPAEEMYGMTEVVCEILPEDKPRYLMGVGTPINILENIALGIDMFDCVMPTRNARNGMLFTAHGTINIKNKKWEDDFSPIDEMGTTFVDREYSKAYLRHLFAANEYLGKQIATIHNLGFYMWLVREARKHIIAGDFRAWKDIMVKQMDKRL comes from the coding sequence TTGAAGTTTACACTACATAATACCGATTTACAATCAAAGGCTAGGGCAGGTACTATTGTTACTGACCATGGTACCATTGAAACCCCAATTTTTATGCCGGTGGGTACGGTAGCATCTGTAAAAGGAGTGCATCAAAAAGAATTAAGAGAAGAGGTCAACCCAGATATTATTCTTGGTAATACCTATCATTTATTTCTTCGACCGAAAACAGAGATTTTAAAGAAAGCAGGCGGACTCCATAAATTTATGGGTTGGGATAGAAATATTCTTACCGATAGTGGTGGGTACCAAGTATACTCTTTATCAGCGAATAGAAAGATTAAAGAAGAAGGGGTGAAATTTAAATCGCATATAGATGGATCTATGCATTTGTTTACACCAGAGAATGTTATGGAAATTCAGCGTGTAATTGGCGCAGATATTATCATGGCATTTGACGAATGTACACCTTACCCTTGCGATTATAATTATGCTAAGCGTTCAATGCATATGACGCATAGGTGGTTAGATAGATGTATTAATCATCTTGAAAAAACACCTTTTGAATACGATTATGAACAAACGTTTTTCCCTATAGTACAAGGGTCTACCTATAAAGATTTAAGAAGGCAATCTGCTGAGTATATTGCTAATGCTGGCGCAGAGGGTAATGCCATTGGCGGATTATCTGTTGGTGAACCTGCAGAAGAAATGTATGGCATGACCGAGGTCGTTTGCGAAATTTTGCCAGAAGATAAACCACGATATTTAATGGGTGTTGGTACACCTATTAATATTCTTGAAAATATTGCCTTAGGTATAGATATGTTCGATTGTGTGATGCCTACAAGAAATGCAAGAAACGGAATGTTGTTTACTGCACATGGTACCATAAATATTAAGAACAAGAAGTGGGAAGATGATTTTTCACCTATAGATGAAATGGGTACTACCTTTGTAGACAGAGAGTATTCTAAAGCATATTTAAGACATTTATTTGCCGCCAATGAATATTTAGGCAAACAAATAGCAACAATTCATAACTTAGGCTTTTATATGTGGTTGGTGCGAGAAGCTCGTAAGCATATTATTGCAGGCGATTTTAGAGCTTGGAAAGATATTATGGTAAAACAAATGGATAAAAGGCTATAA
- a CDS encoding porin family protein, producing MKKTILVAIMALSGFYGIAQSDSGFGVKGGLNYNANGDYFESAGDVAKNPDRNVGYHVGVFGKFGASKVYVRPELVYTKTKSDYDGADFDMSKLDVPVLLGINLIGPLHVFAGPSFQYILDTEFDGVTIDDVENDFSVGMNIGAGVNLGKLGIDLRYERGFSDNEASFINTNITNLGPSRIDTRPDQLILSLSLAL from the coding sequence ATGAAAAAAACAATTTTAGTTGCCATTATGGCGCTCTCTGGGTTTTATGGAATAGCACAGAGTGATTCGGGATTTGGAGTTAAAGGGGGATTAAACTACAATGCTAACGGAGATTATTTTGAATCTGCCGGTGATGTAGCAAAAAATCCGGATAGAAACGTAGGATATCATGTAGGTGTCTTCGGAAAATTCGGAGCTTCTAAAGTATATGTTCGACCAGAGTTGGTGTATACCAAAACAAAGTCTGACTATGACGGAGCCGATTTTGACATGAGCAAATTAGATGTACCTGTACTATTAGGTATTAACCTAATTGGTCCACTACACGTTTTTGCCGGTCCTAGTTTTCAATATATTTTAGATACCGAGTTTGATGGTGTTACTATTGATGACGTAGAAAATGATTTTTCAGTAGGGATGAATATTGGTGCCGGAGTTAACCTTGGTAAACTAGGGATAGATTTACGCTACGAAAGAGGATTTAGCGATAATGAAGCTTCTTTTATTAATACTAATATTACAAATTTAGGTCCGAGTAGAATCGACACAAGACCAGACCAGTTAATATTGAGTCTGTCTTTAGCACTATAA
- a CDS encoding FKBP-type peptidyl-prolyl cis-trans isomerase, which yields MKLRNAYLLIAGLLIISSCKNDDDAIGEVVPPRLLSEVSVEDDAEIVEFLKTHFYNKEEFDTPPEGFDFKIKFGVIAGDNSTKQSLFDSPNLITQTISVDSESLGRADDDETIDQKLYTLVVRQGVVAGKPTIGDNVILRYEGSFLDGSLFDASSNQPIPLNLSGVVRGFGNGMKNFQTGNGPIENGDGTISYEGYGIGAIFIPSGLGYFDSSTASGNIPTYSPLIFKIDAFEFEANTDFDGDGIPSILEDLNNDGNLNNDNTNEEAEASARVYIANYTDPDDDGDGILTIDEIELDADGNFVGFLDTDGDGTPDHLDNDL from the coding sequence ATGAAATTGAGAAATGCCTATTTGCTAATAGCAGGTTTACTAATAATAAGTTCTTGTAAGAATGATGATGATGCTATCGGTGAAGTTGTGCCGCCAAGGTTATTAAGTGAAGTATCCGTTGAGGATGATGCTGAAATTGTAGAATTTTTAAAGACACACTTCTATAATAAAGAAGAGTTTGATACCCCACCAGAAGGATTCGATTTTAAAATAAAATTTGGTGTTATTGCTGGTGATAACAGTACGAAACAATCTCTTTTTGATAGTCCGAATTTAATTACCCAAACTATTTCTGTTGATTCTGAATCATTAGGACGAGCAGATGATGATGAGACAATTGATCAAAAGCTATATACTTTAGTTGTAAGACAGGGTGTGGTAGCAGGCAAACCAACTATTGGTGATAATGTTATTTTGAGATATGAAGGTTCATTTTTAGACGGTAGTTTGTTCGATGCTTCTTCAAATCAACCAATACCTCTTAATTTATCTGGTGTTGTACGAGGATTTGGTAATGGTATGAAAAACTTTCAAACTGGTAACGGTCCAATTGAAAACGGAGATGGTACTATTAGTTATGAAGGATATGGAATAGGAGCTATTTTTATACCATCAGGTCTTGGTTATTTTGATTCTAGTACAGCGAGTGGCAATATACCTACATATTCACCATTGATTTTTAAAATTGATGCATTCGAATTTGAAGCTAATACAGATTTTGATGGCGATGGTATTCCTTCTATTTTAGAAGACTTAAATAATGATGGAAATTTAAATAATGATAATACTAATGAAGAAGCAGAAGCCTCTGCTAGAGTATATATTGCAAATTATACTGATCCAGATGATGACGGTGATGGTATATTAACGATTGATGAAATTGAACTAGATGCAGATGGTAATTTTGTTGGTTTCTTAGATACGGATGGTGACGGTACACCTGATCATCTTGATAATGACTTATAG
- a CDS encoding RNA-binding S4 domain-containing protein — protein sequence MRIDKFLWSTRYFKTRNIASTACKKGHAKINGITAKPGKEVFPMDEVVVRKNQIDYKFTVLDIPPSRVGAKLVDIYRKDTTPKEAFEHNELLQYSKDYYRKKGIGRPTKKDRRDIDEYLDGDTKNDETSTIEPDSKSKEVED from the coding sequence ATGCGCATAGATAAATTCTTGTGGAGCACACGATATTTTAAAACCCGTAACATAGCATCAACAGCATGTAAAAAAGGGCATGCAAAAATTAATGGTATTACTGCAAAACCAGGTAAAGAAGTTTTTCCGATGGATGAAGTTGTGGTTCGCAAAAATCAGATAGATTATAAATTTACGGTTCTTGACATACCACCAAGTCGTGTTGGTGCTAAACTAGTAGACATTTATAGAAAAGATACTACGCCGAAAGAAGCCTTTGAACATAACGAGCTCTTACAATACTCTAAAGATTATTATCGTAAAAAAGGTATTGGTCGACCTACCAAAAAAGACAGAAGAGATATTGATGAGTATTTAGATGGCGATACCAAAAATGATGAAACTAGCACAATAGAGCCAGATAGTAAAAGTAAAGAAGTTGAAGATTAA
- a CDS encoding phosphoribosyltransferase family protein, with amino-acid sequence MQQTILSHLQIQHKIERIAYQIYEANVSEEEIIIAGIEGGGLAFAKKIVAKLKKITEAKIVLCKLSMDKTDPLSSGVTTSLPDADFVNKSVVIVDDVLNSGTTLIYGVHHFLKTPLKQLKTAVLVNRNHKKYPVKADYKGISLSTSLQEHVNVHFETKNDRVYLD; translated from the coding sequence ATGCAACAGACCATACTTTCACATCTACAGATTCAACATAAAATAGAACGTATCGCATACCAAATCTATGAGGCAAATGTTTCTGAAGAAGAAATTATTATTGCAGGTATAGAAGGCGGCGGACTAGCATTTGCTAAGAAAATTGTCGCTAAGCTTAAAAAGATTACCGAGGCGAAAATTGTACTGTGCAAATTGTCTATGGATAAAACAGACCCGTTATCTAGCGGTGTAACCACATCATTACCCGATGCTGACTTCGTCAATAAATCGGTAGTTATCGTTGATGATGTTTTAAATTCTGGCACCACCTTAATATATGGTGTGCACCATTTTCTAAAAACTCCATTAAAGCAACTTAAAACTGCTGTTTTGGTGAATAGAAATCATAAGAAGTATCCGGTAAAGGCAGATTATAAAGGCATTTCATTATCTACCTCGCTACAAGAGCATGTAAACGTTCATTTTGAAACTAAAAACGATAGAGTCTATTTAGACTAG
- a CDS encoding shikimate kinase, with protein MKIVLLGYMGSGKSTVGRIVANHLNIKFLDLDDYIEEGESMSIASIFETKGEIYFRKKEIEYLNEIFSSEDNFVLSLGGGTPCFGNNMAFINEKTANSFYLNVGINELFDRLVKEKSHRPMISHLQDEELTEFIGKHLFERSYFYNQAHQKVKSNNNTPTEIAEMIVNKLV; from the coding sequence CTGAAAATAGTATTGTTAGGGTATATGGGTAGTGGCAAATCTACCGTTGGTAGAATTGTAGCTAACCATTTGAATATTAAATTTTTAGATTTAGATGACTATATTGAAGAAGGTGAGTCGATGTCTATTGCTTCCATTTTTGAGACCAAAGGTGAAATCTATTTTAGAAAAAAAGAAATAGAATATTTAAATGAAATTTTTTCAAGTGAAGACAATTTTGTCCTTTCTTTAGGTGGTGGTACTCCTTGTTTTGGTAATAATATGGCCTTTATAAATGAAAAAACTGCTAATTCTTTCTATTTGAATGTGGGTATAAATGAACTTTTTGATCGCCTGGTAAAAGAAAAAAGTCATCGCCCTATGATTTCTCATTTACAAGATGAAGAGCTGACAGAATTTATTGGTAAGCATTTATTCGAGCGAAGCTACTTTTACAATCAAGCGCATCAAAAGGTGAAAAGTAATAATAACACTCCGACTGAGATTGCTGAAATGATTGTAAACAAACTAGTCTAA
- a CDS encoding glycoside hydrolase family 15 protein: protein MSQNLEAPGKPGIDARWTSSTKSGIGKALNPASDVTFTLSHGILNEAYYPREDIACLRDMGFVVTDGHEFFSEEKRDTQHFIETLKDGIPAYRIVNTDRFQKYQITKEVIVDPFRNTILQHIIFEQKDPDLPLRLFALLAPHLNNEGGNNTAWLGNYKGVDMFFAENGDIALAMACSSKWVKRSVGFVGTSDGWRDIRQHGELKYQYDTATKGNVACTGEIEVTEKEFVLAISFGRTHIEAANHARASILNGFDTAKKRYIQEWQIWQNTLPKISAKNFKMSAAILRMHEAKNFPGGIIASLSIPWGGTKGDADKSGYHVVWPRDLVETAGGFNALETKADVSRIVNYLMSTQNADGSWPQNMWLQGEPNWTGLQMDQIALPILEILKGYLRNTMSKSRQKRYWPLAKKAIVFLLVNGPYTDQDRWEEESGFSPFTMATEIAALLAGAELADLNDEKDFANYCRETADCWNDTLDHRTYVTGTPLAKKHGVDGYYIRINPFSDIAASELGDRTINLKNHHADHGKTKINELISVDALALVRFGLRDAKDPKIINTLKIIDEELKVSTPNGDCWYRYNNDGYGEHDNGEPYNGTGKGRAWPLLTGERGHYEIAAGNIEKANNCLIAMEAFANKGLIPEQVWDEDNIPEKGLYRGEHTGSAMPLTWAHAEYIKLCISIEYKKVFDMPVNTCERYLKNKNSSNIVIWRFDNGAKTLSKAKILRIETLAQCNVLWTDDNWETTYKVVSNDLTFGLFVTDIKLKNEEATTIQFTFYWNQANKWEGENYSVTVTND, encoded by the coding sequence ATGTCTCAAAACTTAGAAGCACCAGGCAAACCAGGTATAGATGCCAGATGGACATCTAGTACCAAGTCAGGTATTGGAAAGGCGCTTAACCCCGCATCAGATGTTACTTTCACCCTTAGTCACGGTATTCTTAACGAAGCCTATTATCCTCGTGAAGATATTGCTTGTCTACGCGATATGGGTTTTGTAGTTACAGACGGGCACGAGTTCTTCTCAGAAGAGAAACGAGATACACAACACTTTATAGAAACACTTAAAGATGGTATACCAGCCTACCGAATTGTAAATACAGATAGGTTTCAGAAATATCAAATTACTAAAGAAGTTATTGTTGACCCTTTTAGAAATACTATTCTACAACATATTATTTTTGAACAAAAAGACCCAGATCTTCCATTACGACTATTTGCTTTGCTTGCCCCTCACTTAAATAATGAAGGTGGCAATAATACAGCGTGGTTAGGAAATTATAAAGGAGTAGATATGTTTTTTGCCGAGAACGGAGATATCGCATTAGCCATGGCATGCTCTTCTAAATGGGTAAAACGTTCTGTGGGGTTTGTAGGTACTTCAGACGGTTGGCGCGATATAAGGCAACACGGAGAATTAAAGTACCAATATGACACAGCTACAAAGGGAAATGTAGCGTGTACCGGAGAGATTGAGGTAACAGAAAAAGAATTTGTATTGGCGATAAGCTTTGGCAGAACACACATCGAAGCTGCTAACCATGCTAGAGCAAGTATTCTAAATGGTTTTGATACCGCTAAAAAAAGATATATACAAGAATGGCAAATTTGGCAGAATACATTACCCAAAATATCTGCTAAAAATTTTAAAATGAGTGCTGCAATACTACGCATGCACGAGGCTAAAAATTTTCCGGGTGGTATAATAGCCAGCTTATCTATACCATGGGGTGGTACAAAAGGTGATGCTGACAAAAGTGGATATCATGTTGTTTGGCCTAGAGATTTAGTAGAGACAGCAGGGGGGTTCAATGCTTTAGAAACAAAAGCAGATGTATCTCGAATTGTAAATTATTTAATGTCAACACAAAATGCAGACGGTAGTTGGCCTCAGAACATGTGGCTTCAAGGAGAGCCAAATTGGACGGGGCTACAAATGGATCAAATTGCACTACCAATATTAGAGATTTTAAAAGGCTACTTACGTAATACCATGAGTAAAAGCCGACAAAAAAGGTATTGGCCATTGGCAAAAAAAGCTATTGTATTTCTTCTGGTCAACGGCCCTTATACCGATCAAGATCGCTGGGAAGAAGAAAGCGGATTTTCGCCTTTTACAATGGCTACCGAAATTGCAGCATTATTGGCAGGCGCCGAACTGGCAGACTTAAATGATGAAAAAGATTTTGCTAACTATTGCCGCGAGACTGCAGATTGCTGGAACGATACTCTAGATCACCGCACCTATGTCACTGGCACTCCCCTAGCAAAAAAACACGGAGTTGACGGGTATTATATACGCATAAATCCGTTTTCAGATATTGCTGCATCAGAATTAGGCGATAGAACCATCAATTTAAAAAATCATCATGCAGACCATGGCAAAACCAAAATAAACGAATTAATAAGTGTAGATGCTTTGGCATTGGTAAGGTTTGGACTTCGTGATGCTAAAGACCCTAAAATAATAAACACTTTAAAGATTATAGATGAAGAATTAAAGGTAAGCACGCCCAATGGAGATTGTTGGTATCGCTATAACAATGATGGATATGGAGAGCATGATAACGGAGAACCTTATAATGGCACTGGAAAAGGCAGAGCTTGGCCTCTATTAACCGGAGAAAGAGGTCATTATGAAATAGCCGCTGGTAATATTGAAAAAGCCAATAATTGTTTAATAGCAATGGAGGCATTCGCGAACAAAGGTTTAATACCTGAACAGGTTTGGGATGAAGATAATATACCAGAAAAAGGATTATACCGTGGTGAACATACAGGATCTGCGATGCCTTTAACATGGGCTCATGCAGAATATATAAAGCTATGTATATCCATAGAATATAAGAAAGTTTTTGATATGCCAGTTAATACCTGCGAACGATATCTCAAGAATAAGAATAGTTCTAACATTGTTATCTGGCGTTTTGATAATGGTGCAAAAACACTATCAAAAGCAAAAATTTTACGAATTGAAACCTTAGCACAATGTAATGTTCTTTGGACGGATGACAATTGGGAAACAACCTATAAAGTTGTATCTAATGATTTAACCTTCGGATTATTTGTGACCGATATAAAGCTTAAAAATGAAGAAGCGACAACAATACAATTCACATTTTACTGGAATCAAGCTAACAAATGGGAAGGAGAAAATTATTCAGTTACAGTAACTAATGATTAA
- a CDS encoding zinc-dependent peptidase: MSNSLYVFFPLLLFVILIVWRVWFYEKTINLNNFNPSWRNILNKEVSFYADLSEADKLRFEQELLYFFDDVTITGVKIEINDTDRLLVGASAVIPLFGFPELRYRNINEVLLYEGSFNDENQTEGDGRNILGKVGKGNMNRLMILSLPALRAGFKNENSSSNVGIHEFVHLIDMADGAVDGIPESLMQKQYVAPWLKLMHKEIESIKENESDINPYGATSEVEFLSVASEYFFNNPEEFQEKHPELYSLMKKMYRYSS, translated from the coding sequence ATGTCCAATAGTCTTTATGTTTTTTTCCCTTTGTTGCTTTTTGTTATCCTTATAGTATGGAGGGTTTGGTTCTACGAGAAAACCATTAACCTGAATAACTTTAATCCTTCTTGGCGAAATATTCTTAATAAAGAAGTTTCGTTTTATGCAGATTTGTCTGAAGCCGATAAGCTGCGTTTTGAACAAGAACTATTATATTTCTTTGATGATGTAACGATAACAGGGGTAAAGATTGAAATTAATGATACGGATCGCTTGTTAGTAGGTGCAAGTGCAGTGATACCCTTATTCGGATTTCCTGAATTACGGTACCGTAATATAAATGAGGTTTTATTATATGAGGGTAGTTTTAATGATGAAAACCAAACTGAAGGTGATGGACGTAATATTTTAGGAAAAGTAGGTAAAGGCAATATGAATCGTTTAATGATTTTGTCATTGCCCGCCTTACGTGCAGGATTCAAGAATGAGAATTCATCTAGTAATGTTGGTATTCATGAATTTGTTCATTTAATAGATATGGCAGATGGTGCCGTTGATGGTATTCCTGAAAGTCTTATGCAAAAACAATATGTAGCCCCTTGGTTAAAATTGATGCACAAAGAAATAGAAAGTATCAAAGAAAATGAATCTGATATCAATCCATATGGTGCAACCAGTGAAGTAGAATTTCTGAGTGTCGCAAGCGAATACTTCTTTAATAACCCAGAGGAATTTCAAGAAAAGCACCCAGAGCTTTATAGTTTAATGAAGAAAATGTATCGATATTCTTCTTAA
- a CDS encoding general stress protein, producing MKKEVTVAICDSHEKAEKVVKELQESGFDMKKLSIVGKDYHEEDKVIGFYNTGDRMKNWGSAGAFWGGIWGFVFGAGFFLIPGLGPVMLAGPIVSSLVGGLEGAVVVGGLSALGGALFGIGIPKDSVLQYETALKADKFLVIAHGTTEELEKAKKIMSGTSGTKVEMESKESVEA from the coding sequence ATGAAAAAAGAAGTAACTGTTGCAATATGCGACTCGCATGAGAAAGCTGAGAAGGTGGTTAAAGAACTACAAGAATCTGGCTTTGATATGAAAAAACTTTCTATAGTTGGTAAAGATTATCATGAGGAAGATAAGGTCATTGGTTTTTATAATACCGGTGATAGAATGAAAAATTGGGGATCTGCAGGTGCTTTTTGGGGAGGTATTTGGGGATTTGTTTTCGGAGCAGGTTTTTTCTTGATACCTGGTTTAGGACCGGTAATGTTAGCAGGACCTATAGTTTCATCATTAGTTGGCGGTCTTGAAGGAGCTGTAGTAGTTGGTGGATTATCTGCCCTTGGTGGTGCCCTTTTTGGTATTGGAATACCAAAAGATAGCGTACTACAATATGAGACGGCTTTAAAAGCTGATAAGTTTTTAGTTATAGCTCATGGTACTACTGAAGAATTAGAAAAAGCAAAAAAAATAATGTCTGGTACGTCGGGTACTAAAGTTGAAATGGAGTCGAAAGAATCTGTGGAAGCTTAA